The nucleotide sequence atttcctttccccctcccccccgaatcCCCGTTTCATCTTCTCTTCCTATCCTCAGACCCAAATTATCCCCAATGAACACATTACAACCACCATCACAAACTAGCCCTACTAGGAGCTTGAGGAAACCGTGAATAATTGTGTTAGGGCCCCACTCCCCACTATATATAAAATGGTTCCCATCTAATGCATTCCCCTCTATCCCTAACAGCCAAAACAGTGTGTGCTGACTGCAGGAAGCTGACAGATTAAAGTACGCAAAATGCACAGTAGTCAACTGTAACAGCGCTGAaactacaaagtaaaaaaaaccaaaccaaaacattaattgtcaaacctgctgacagccatgggttcagaaaatggacgccggcaaaattgagcgcccgttttccaacccgtgggccgcgggcatatatatatattttcttttttaaagatttttcttttttttatttttggagcctccgacttaatatcgctatgatattaagtcagagggtgtacagaaaagcagtacacttgcccggtgcagtctgaaattaactcctttggcaggagttaatttctgcacATTTTGCTTCTGTATTgtgggtgaatacctaataggctcatcaacatgtatttgtatgtgatgagcgctattagtttcgggggagggggagggggggttggccgcgctttttccatgcgctattaccccttactgtagggccgatacagtaaagtccgcgggagagcagacaaactcgattcagtattcaaattagggccggcggtaaaaagaggtaaaaagaggcgctagggacactagcgcgtccctagcgcctctttttggacagaagcgtcggctgtcagcaggtttgacagccgacgctcaattttgacagcgtcggttctcaaacccgctgacagccatgggttcagaaactggacgctggcaaaattgagcgtccgattttcaacctgcgagccgcgggccaacttcaaattttttttttaactttttgtaacttttgggacctccgacttaatattgccatgatattaagttggagggtgcacagaaaagcagtttttactgcttttctgtgcactttcccggtgcccgaagaaattagcgcctacctttgggtaagcgctaatttctgaaagtaaaatgtgtggcttggctgcacattttcctttctgaatcgcacgggaatacttaatagggccatcaacatgcatttgcatgttgcgggcgctattaggttcggggggattggacgcgcgttttcgaccccttactgaataaggggtaatgctagcgcgtcgaaaacgctcgtccaatcgcgggttaacagtgcgctcggcacTGGCCTGAATGTAAACTGCTAATGCAAGcaaggaaaaggagggggagcAGAGTGTGATTCGGTAATCTTATCTAAAAGCCCAGATACAAGCCTGACTGCCTGAGTCAATGATTGTTCATAAAGAACGAGAAAAGTCTCCACCCCATAGCGACAGTGTTCAGTGTAAAGCTCCTCCCCttctctgtgatgtcatcaggctgcGCCCAGCAGGAAGAGGAACTGCCATGTGCTGCAGACTTAAGAGCGACCTACAAAGAAACCACACTCTTCGTATGCCTCTGTAGCAACCCTCGAGCTGCACTGCAAAAGACAAAAACTCAGCTCTTTCCAGCCCGAGAAAGAGCCcccaattctttttttaatcCTGAAAGCAGCAAACGCAAagaggaaaatgcctgcaggagcttctgGTCAGGTAGGAGATTGCATCCAACTTCCTGCTTGTTCTGCACAAACACTGCTAAGTCAGACCTGACTTTAATAGGCCACTAAGCAGACCTGGGGAATAAAAAAGACACTTTGGGCCCTTCCTGAGTGTAAGGAGAAAAATCAGGAGTCCAACAAAATGAGATTTTATGTCCCATGCTCTGTGTATAACTGGTTTCTTACTCATAAAATCCTGCTCTGGGTCTGTTATATACTATGTCTTATTTGCACTCTGAAGACTCTCCCCCTGCCCTGCTGAGCCCCAGCACTGGGAGGGCTCCTGATGGATGAGATGCAGAAGGTGCTGAgtgtgtttctggtttgtgtttcaggtcccagtatcctttgaggacatcgctgtctatttctcccaggagcaGTGGGAGGGTTTAGAAGAATGGcagaaggcattttacaaagatgtgatgaaggagaattatcagaTGCTCAGCTCCCTGGGTAAGGGACATTTTTAATTATGAATGCCTCAAACTTGCTGCTATTACCTATTCTTTTactgagaaatttttttttaaatttctttattggCATTTTAAGCCTACTGTATACATGAATAAAAGAACCAAGGAGAGTTTAGTATTACATGAGAAATAAGAGAGGAAATAATATTTAGTAACACTTTCCAAAACAAGTCCACATTAAATAAGTGTTAGGTTTGTTCTTTTTCTCCCAGTGGGAGTACATTGGTGTTCTAAGTCAGTGCATCTCAACTAGTGTGCTGCATTTTCTCTGCCTTGATGGTGTTAAGCCCAGCACGATCCTGTCTCCATTGGACAGTGTCCTGGATCTCCTTGCTTCAGCCCCTCCCTTTTGTACCCATAGCAACCAGGCTGCACTGCAGATGATAGGAGGTTAGGAGCTGTATTGGAGCTCACACAGCAGTAGTAAAGAGTAGAGAATAACTTCTGTCCCCTGCCCCAGCCCTTCCCCCTCCTGTCTTCTCTGCTGTGTGGTGTCTGCTCCAGCTGAGGAGGGATTCAGCCAGAGCTCCAGTCAGGCAGGAATGATTTGTGGGCATAGAAGAGGGGTGAATGCAGAAAGCGAGGGGAGAAGGGGCTGAAATCTGATGGAGAGAAGCTATGAATGCTTGGGGGCAGTTTGAGAAGTAGCTAATGTTGAGGGACCTGAGGAAGGGTGGTATTGTATACTACAGGTTGTGGTTTGCTGCTTTGTTGCACAATGCACTTGGCTGTAAGCCGCAGCACTCAGCCCGCAGGGGAGGGAAGCCTGTATCATTGCtctacagtgacacctagtgcCTAGACTCTGAGATCACATTTGGACATACCaaggagagcatgtgtgtaggaTCCTTGGCACAAGATGGTTCTGTGAGGATGGGAGGTTAAGGAAGATGAAAAGTGCCAGGCTTTCAGGATTACGTCAAACAGGGCATGAGAAGTATTGGCATACAATAGATGAAgagcatgcaaatagatctcatgcatattcattgtggaaatcctgaaaacctgattgggtTGTGGCCCTCTAGGAATGAATTTGGGGACCTCTGATGTTAGACCTCTTGGGTACGGCCTTGCCTATTCTACCTAAATAACGGATAATGAGCCTCGTGTATATTATGAGGCTGCTAATATATTGCGCTATTCGTAGTGGGGACTGAAGAGATGAACAGAGGGCTGTATGTGATATTCCTGGGACATTCAGGGCCGTATGTAATTGAGGATTTGGATATTTTTGTTCACTTTGGCAGATCAATATCTTAGTGCTGAAAAGTTTTCTACTCGGGAGGCATCGCACCCAGAGTGATGATGAGAAATCTAATTCATTGTTCTTATCCCAGGAACAGGCTCTCTGACTGTCACCCCTGATATCATATCCCACATTGAACGAGGGGAAGAGCCGTACATCAGGGATGAGCCAGGATcagaggaaagagaaactgggagaagcagctgctcaggtgagtcCAAGAATAAGAGGGACCGGGGTAAAACTACTGAGATGAGGAGTGGAAGGAGCAGCTGGGAACTGCAGAGACCCCTTCACAAGCTCCTCTGGAGATCTCTGTAATCCCTTGCAGGGTTTCCGTTACAGACACCAGTCATAGACAGAGCTTCTTTACTGGTGCACTGTGGGAAAGTCCTGTGTGCTACAGTAGGTGCAGCCCTGGCTCAATGCTCTTCCCCATTTCCctagcaggaggagagcagcacttcATACCCCACCTGCTGCCACCTCTGACTTCTTTCTTACGTTTGAATGCATGGGGCCCCACCAAACATACGGAAGCCACCATCTCTAGGCATTGAAACATAAAATGTACATTGTAAAAGAACTgtgtgggcatccatgtgcgtgctgattttataacatgcacgcaccgacaagcgcatgttacaaaatcgggcgTGTGGGTAGTGGATTTTTATATCTGTGCGTGCGGGTGCCAGGGATTTTAGTTTATGTGCGCAGCGATGCAAtggggcctttccccagttccctcccagtccattccaataaaTGAGCGGAACCTAAACCCCCTGCCTGACTTTTCCCCTATCTTCCCTGACACCTATAACccctcctatctttttttttttttttaatattttcagtaCTTAGCAGTAGTAAGTTGTGCGGGCTGTCCGGCTGCTTCACGGGGAGTCccgtcccccttttttttttttttaagtctttccAAAGAATTAAATAAGAATGAAGATAAGCTCATGAACACTTAGCCCATTATTCAAGGCAAAGTCCACATTTCAAGATTTGGGGACTTCTTTCGACTTTGCCTTGGATACATGAGCATGTttacattcttatttattttatttatttagaatcttttaatataccgatgctcaagataaatcttatcgtaccggtttacagcataacaggGGATAACCAAATGAATaggaggaagttacaaaaaacagggtgttGCAATTTGGGACAAGAGAGCAAGGGAGAATTGGGTAAACATAGTGTTAATATAGTGAAAACAATAAGTAGTTTATAAACTTAACTTGAAGAGTAACCAAGTAGGAGATCAAACAACAGTCAGTTCTTCAGGGGTGCGTAAATCTTATACGGGATTGACGCAAGTGGTGTaaagggttggaagggaaataTTTATTCCTTTAAAAAGATTTGAATTATCAAATGATACCTGCTTTGTTATTTGAACTGCTTTCTGGAACATGTTACTGTATCAATGGAATTGTTCTGTACAAAAttctaataaaatataaaaaaaaagatttgaatttctGTAATTCCAATGCTGCACTAGTGGTGAATGGACTATGATGATAGCAGACATTCTTGAATTGAGAAGGGGCAATGCTGTAGCCACTTATTTTTAACCCACTTACACAATTTTTCTGCCATCTAATTTGCAGTTGTTTGTTTGTATATGTGAAGTTGATTTCAAGGGTTTTTTGTGTATTGTAATTTTTGAAAATCGTCCTCCACGATCATCAGAAACAGAAAACATTTCTGCATCCTCCCTTTCTTTCACATGCAATAGGACAAGACAATGTTACAGGCCAGGGTTAGGACACAATGCTAATAAAACTTTCAGACTGTGTCTTCTTCAGAATAGCAATACAGTAAGAAAACACAAATGATATTGTATTACGGAGTTCAATAACCTGTCCTTCTCATAGAGTAATGCCTAATGTTTACTTTTTATCTAGAAAATGATAATCCCAGATATGATAATACAGAGACTCTTCACTGGGAGCTCAGTAGCAATCCAGAAGGGAACAAGATGTTATCAGAAGGAGATGCAGAGAATGCTACTTCCTATTCGGAGTGGGGGGAAAACTGCAGCAGTCAATACATCAAAATAAAGCAAAGAAATTCAACAGGACATTCTGCTCCCTGTGAACAAAGTACTATTATACATTGTGAAAAAGAGCAGAGAAACCAGACAACAGCAGAAAGATGTGAATGTGATGTATGTGGGATATTCCTCAGGGTTCCTGAGACTTTGAAATCACAGCAGCGATCTCACCCAGAGCACATCCACACTGGAAGGAAACCATTTAactgtactgagtgtggtaaaagctttggtCAGAAGGGACACTTCTTAACCCACCAGCAAATACATATTGGAGTGAacccatttacatgtactgaatgtggtaaacaGTTCAATTGCATAGACTCTCTCTCAACTCACAACAGAATCCACACTGGCGTGAAGCCATTTAAGTGTACTGAGTGTGGTAGAAGCTTTACTCGGCGAACACACCTCACCAGCCACCACCGAATCCATACTGgggaaaaaccatttacatgtactgagtgtggtaaaagctttagaaTGAAGGCACACTTAACAAGTCACCAGAACATCCACACTGGACTGAAAGGAGTTACATGTAGTGAATGTGGCAAAAAT is from Rhinatrema bivittatum chromosome 2, aRhiBiv1.1, whole genome shotgun sequence and encodes:
- the LOC115083853 gene encoding gastrula zinc finger protein XlCGF26.1-like isoform X2, with the protein product MPAGASGQVPVSFEDIAVYFSQEQWEGLEEWQKAFYKDVMKENYQMLSSLGSLTVTPDIISHIERGEEPYIRDEPGSEERETGRSSCSENDNPRYDNTETLHWELSSNPEGNKMLSEGDAENATSYSEWGENCSSQYIKIKQRNSTGHSAPCEQSTIIHCEKEQRNQTTAERCECDVCGIFLRVPETLKSQQRSHPEHIHTGRKPFNCTECGKSFGQKGHFLTHQQIHIGVNPFTCTECGKQFNCIDSLSTHNRIHTGVKPFKCTECGRSFTRRTHLTSHHRIHTGEKPFTCTECGKSFRMKAHLTSHQNIHTGLKGVTCSECGKNFSSKGYLRVHQIIHTGAKPFTCTECGKGFSSKGYLRNHQIIHSGVKAFTCTECGKSFSGKKYLRSHQSIHTRVKPFICPECGKSFARWASLTRHQQIHTGEKPFTCTECSKCFRMKAHFTRHQSIHTGVKPYICTECGKGFIQKISLTNHQRIHT
- the LOC115083853 gene encoding gastrula zinc finger protein XlCGF26.1-like isoform X1 — protein: MPAGASGQVPVSFEDIAVYFSQEQWEGLEEWQKAFYKDVMKENYQMLSSLGTGSLTVTPDIISHIERGEEPYIRDEPGSEERETGRSSCSENDNPRYDNTETLHWELSSNPEGNKMLSEGDAENATSYSEWGENCSSQYIKIKQRNSTGHSAPCEQSTIIHCEKEQRNQTTAERCECDVCGIFLRVPETLKSQQRSHPEHIHTGRKPFNCTECGKSFGQKGHFLTHQQIHIGVNPFTCTECGKQFNCIDSLSTHNRIHTGVKPFKCTECGRSFTRRTHLTSHHRIHTGEKPFTCTECGKSFRMKAHLTSHQNIHTGLKGVTCSECGKNFSSKGYLRVHQIIHTGAKPFTCTECGKGFSSKGYLRNHQIIHSGVKAFTCTECGKSFSGKKYLRSHQSIHTRVKPFICPECGKSFARWASLTRHQQIHTGEKPFTCTECSKCFRMKAHFTRHQSIHTGVKPYICTECGKGFIQKISLTNHQRIHT